The sequence CAAGGAAACTTTGATTTGATGTGCCACTTGATCTGAACTATCGATGCAATCCAGCACATTTTTCTGCTTCATAGTTTCAGTTGTTAGATGATAATTCCTAATTCTAGATAATTTGAAAAAACGCCACTCTTCTTTCAAACAACAGTAGGCATGAAGGTACCAATCTCTCTTTTTAAATACGAGTTTAAAGGGTTCGACTGTACGAATCGTTTTCTGACCACTCCCACCTAGATAAGTAATCACCAGTTGCCTTTTCTCTAGAATAGCATGTTTGATGTTATCAAATAATTCTTTTTGACCTTCTCGCTTCCTCCAGTCAGTCATGTCTACTTCTATCCAAGGGCTGGTAGAAACTTGAAAAATAGATTCCAACTTTTCAAGTAACATATCTTGCCTGTCATTTGTCAGGGCTTGAATTCCTTGCAAAGCTGATAGAAGTTCTAATTTTTCATCCTCCGACACGAGAGTACGATCCAGAACAAAGTCCTTCATTAAAAAGATTCCGCCCGTCTTTCCAGGTATCGAATAAAGGGGAATCCCCGCCATACTCAACCGCTCAATATCGCGATAAATCGTTCGTACAGATACTTCAAATAATCGGGCTAATTCAGGAGCTGTTGCACTGCCTTTTTCTAAAAGTAGATATAGGATACGAAATAGTCTTGATTCGGCCATATAATCACCTCTCTTTTATTATACCAGTTAAAGAGCTAGGGTTGGAAAGTTTAACGAGACAAGGATTGACCAAGACAAAGTAGCTTTTTCTGCACCAGTTCGTTGGTTTATTCTTGACAGCTAGCGCCTCGTCCATTATGATAATAATAAAGATACTAGAGAATGAGGAAAATGCAATGGCAAACCCAACTTATGGTGATAAAAAAGAGAATGTGACTTACCAGCCCCGCTATGGTGTGTACGCAGTTATTCCGGATGCGGAGAAAAAACAAATTGTCCTAGTTCAAGCTCCCAATGGTGCTTGGTTCTTGCCAGGTGGAGAGATTGAAGCAGGCGAAGATCATCAAGAAGCACTGAAGAGAGAACTAATCGAAGAACTTGGCTTTACAGCTGAAATCGGAATCTATTATGGACAAGCTGATGAGTATTTTTACTCTCGCCACCGTGATACCTACTACTACAATCCAGCTTATCTCTATGAAGCTATTTCTTTCCAAGAAGTACAAAAACCATTGGAAGATTTTAATCATATTGCTTGGTTTCCTATTGACGAGGCTATTGAAAAACTCAAACGTGGTAGCCATAAATGGGGAATTGAAGCTTGGAAAATCCAGCATGGAATTGGCTAAAATACACGATTTTATCCAAAAAGTGCTATAATAGAGTTAGAAAATCGGAGGAACTGTTATGAAGCTTATCAACACGACTAATTCACACTCGCAACTTGTTAAAAGCCAATTAGAAAGCACAGACGCAACTCTTGTCGAGGTCTATTCTGCTGGAAACACAGATGTAGTTTTCACACAAGCCCCGCTTCACTATGAAATCCTCATTTCCAACAAACACCGTGCTATTCGTGAACCTGAAATCGAAACTATCCAAGACTTCTTCTTAAAACGTAAAATCGACAAGGAAAGCATTGATGAAGCCAATATCAAGACGCTTTATTCTGATAAATTGATTGAGATTTCAATCCCTATAAAATAAGAAGACCAGCCAAAAGCTGGTTTTCTTTTGCAAAAAAGATTGGTAGTACACAACTACCAATCTTTTTCATTTTATTTCACAGCTTCTTTCAAAGCCTCTACCTTGTCCAAACGTTCCCATGGAAGGTCAATATCTGTACGTCCCATATGTCCATAAGCCGCTGTTTGACGGTAAATTGGACGTTTAAGGTCCAGCATTTGAATAATTCCTGCAGGGCGAAG comes from Streptococcus oralis and encodes:
- a CDS encoding helix-turn-helix transcriptional regulator, yielding MAESRLFRILYLLLEKGSATAPELARLFEVSVRTIYRDIERLSMAGIPLYSIPGKTGGIFLMKDFVLDRTLVSEDEKLELLSALQGIQALTNDRQDMLLEKLESIFQVSTSPWIEVDMTDWRKREGQKELFDNIKHAILEKRQLVITYLGGSGQKTIRTVEPFKLVFKKRDWYLHAYCCLKEEWRFFKLSRIRNYHLTTETMKQKNVLDCIDSSDQVAHQIKVSLKFSPKLAFRVYEDFSEDEISLGKDGCYYVKTVLPEHESLYTYLLSYLDGVEILAPNHLKKELLSRLEKIQKLYKP
- a CDS encoding DUF1827 family protein encodes the protein MKLINTTNSHSQLVKSQLESTDATLVEVYSAGNTDVVFTQAPLHYEILISNKHRAIREPEIETIQDFFLKRKIDKESIDEANIKTLYSDKLIEISIPIK
- a CDS encoding NUDIX hydrolase — encoded protein: MANPTYGDKKENVTYQPRYGVYAVIPDAEKKQIVLVQAPNGAWFLPGGEIEAGEDHQEALKRELIEELGFTAEIGIYYGQADEYFYSRHRDTYYYNPAYLYEAISFQEVQKPLEDFNHIAWFPIDEAIEKLKRGSHKWGIEAWKIQHGIG